The DNA window TCGAGGATCAGGCAGTCAGGCCGCATGGCCAGGACCGAGGCGATGGCGAGTTTCTGCTTTTGGCCTCCCGATAATTCGTGCGGCGCCCGGTCCTTCAGATCAGAAAGACCGGTCATGGCAAGCGATTGGTCGACCCGGCGGAAGATCTCTTCCGGCGGGAGGCCAAGGTTGGAGGGGCCGAAAGCCACATCGTCCTTGACCGTGGTCCCGATGATCTGATTATCGGGGTTCTGGAAAACCATGCCGCACTGGCGCCTGATCTCGTAGATGGAATCATCATCGGCCGTCAGCTTGCCGCCGACCATGACCAGGCCCTCGTCGGGCAGCAGAAGGCCGTTCATCAAGCGGGCCATGGTGGATTTCCCTGAGCCGTTGCGGCCGATCAGGGCCACATGCGCACCTCTTTCAATTGACAGGGAAAGCTGACGGACAGCCTGGATGGACCGCTGGCCCTGCATGGCGCCGTAGGAGAAAGAGACATTTTGAAATTTGATCACGGCCTCGCTCATCCGGCCTCATTCTAACAAAAGAAAAAGGACTTCCGCCGACATGATGGAATCCGGGAAGTCCTTCGCCTGTACTGTATTCCAGGGACTGGGGCGTTTCAGTCGACAAGCTCCAGAATGGCCATGGGCGCGGCGTCCCCCCGGCGCGGTCCAATCCTGACGATTCGCGTATAACCGCCGGGCCGGTTGCGGTAGCGGGGCGCCACCGTGTCAAACAGATGGTTGACCGTGTTGATCCTCTTGCCCTCGCTGTTGCGGGTTTCGACCATCTGGGCCATGATCTTCCTGCGGGCTGCCAGGCGCGAGGGCTGATCCACCTGGACCGTCTTTTTCTTCAGTTCGCGCTCCACTACATCGTACTTGCGCTCATTTTTTGAGGTGGCCGTACGCAGCACCTTGCGTCCCTTGTCATCCAGCTTGGCTTTGGACGTCAGGATTTCCCTGGTTGTGAAATTGTTGTGTTCCCTGACCGCCAGGGTAATCAACTGCTCCGCAATGCGGGCCGCTTCCTTGGCGCGGGTTTCGGTGGTGGTCACCCGGCCCTCCACAATCAGGGTGGTGACCAGGTTTTTCAAAATTGATTTTCTCGCCGCCGTCTCGCGGCCGAGCCTTCGGTATCCGGGCATGGTATTCCAGTCCTCCTGAAT is part of the Fastidiosipila sp. genome and encodes:
- the rplQ gene encoding 50S ribosomal protein L17, whose translation is MPGYRRLGRETAARKSILKNLVTTLIVEGRVTTTETRAKEAARIAEQLITLAVREHNNFTTREILTSKAKLDDKGRKVLRTATSKNERKYDVVERELKKKTVQVDQPSRLAARRKIMAQMVETRNSEGKRINTVNHLFDTVAPRYRNRPGGYTRIVRIGPRRGDAAPMAILELVD